The Lycium barbarum isolate Lr01 chromosome 12, ASM1917538v2, whole genome shotgun sequence genome includes a region encoding these proteins:
- the LOC132623046 gene encoding cationic amino acid transporter 1-like codes for MINSNNENADQRHSTLKKRGCGCSKNDFLPEESFTSWGSYAQALRETKTRLKDRVLSRSTDQLELHEVRDRSQHQMKKSLNWFDLFWFGIGAVMGAGVFVLTGEATKNLAGPAVLLSYIISGFSALLSVLCYTEFSVELPVAGGSFAYLRVELGDFVAFIAAGNILFEYVVSGASVARSWTSYFATLCNHKPDDFRINVSSLAEGYNHLDPIAIVVSMVICVGASFSMKGSSRFNSVMTILHVIVMVFVLVVGLTQANLANYSTFAPYGARGVLKAAAMLFFAYVGFDGVATLGEEVKNPGRDIPVGLIGSMVVTIIIYCLLATTLCLMQPFNQVDANAPFTIAFQAVGMNWAKYIVAFGALKGMTTVLLANIISQARYFTHIARTHMAPPFLAAINEKTGTPITATVVMTIANCIMAFFTSLDILANLVSIATLFVFSLVPLALLVRRYYVSGETSDKDRKKLILFLVLITLSSIGSGVFWAISENTWIGCIISVGVWFLATLGLNLTLKEARKPKTWGLPLMPWIPSASIAINVFIMSSIDGASFMRFSVWTVILLVYYLLVGLHATYDAARESESKGTNATDIEAIAARTSALE; via the exons ATGATTAATAGCAATAATGAAAATGCTGATCAAAGGCATAGTACACTGAAGAAGAGGGGCTGTGGATGCAGCAAAAATGATTTTTTGCCAGAGGAATCATTTACGAGCTGGGGAAGTTACGCACAGGCATTACGTGAGACGAAAACAAGGCTTAAAGACCGCGTATTGTCTCGCTCTACAGACCAATTAGAGCTCCACGAAGTGCGCGATCGCAGCCAGCATCAGATGAAGAAATCGTTGAACTGGTTTGATTTGTTTTGGTTTGGTATCGGTGCAGTAATGGGTGCAGGAGTTTTTGTTCTCACTGGTGAAGCTACTAAAAACTTAGCTGGCCCTGCTGTTTTACTGTCCTATATTATATCAGGCTTTTCTGCTTTGCTTTCAGTCTTGTGCTATACTGAATTCTCAGTTGAACTCCCTGTTGCTGGTGGATCATTTGCATATCTGAGAGTGGAACTCGGCGATTTCGTCGCGTTCATTGCTGCAGGGAACATTTTATTCGAGTACGTTGTGAGTGGTGCTAGTGTGGCGCGatcttggacttcatattttgcGACTCTGTGCAATCACAAGCCTGACGATTTCCGGATCAATGTCTCGAGTCTTGCTGAGGGTTACAACCACTTAGATCCCATAGCAATTGTTGTGTCAATGGTCATTTGTGTAGGTGCATCGTTCAGCATGAAAGGGTCCTCGCGATTCAACTCTGTTATGACCATACTACATGTTATTGTCATGGTTTTTGTACTTGTTGTTGGCCTAACTCAGGCGAATTTGGCTAACTATTCAACCTTTGCGCCTTATGGTGCTCGCGGCGTCCTGAAAGCAGCAGCTATGCTCTTCTTTGCTTATGTTGGATTTGATGGCGTCGCTACTCTTGGGGAAGAAGTCAAGAATCCAG GTAGGGATATTCCTGTGGGACTAATAGGTTCTATGGTGGTGACTATCATAATATATTGCCTCCTAGCCACGACGTTGTGCCTTATGCAACCTTTCAATCAAGTGGATGCTAATGCGCCTTTTACCATTGCCTTCCAAGCTGTAGGGATGAATTGGGCAAAGTACATAGTTGCATTTGGGGCATTGAAAGGGATGACAACAGTTTTGCTGGCCAATATTATTAGCCAAGCTAGGTACTTCACTCACATTGCAAGAACTCATATGGCCCCTCCATTTCTTGCTGCAATTAATGAAAAGACAGGGACCCCTATCACTGCTACAGTAGTAATGACCATCGCGAATTGCATAATGGCCTTCTTCACAAGTCTTGACATATTGGCAAACCTCGTTTCAATCGCCACATTGTTCGTGTTCTCACTAGTTCCCCTAGCACTTTTAGTGAGACGTTACTACGTGTCAGGAGAGACATCAGACAAAGATAGGAAAAAACTCATCCTGTTCTTGGTTTTGATCACACTGTCCTCAATCGGATCAGGTGTTTTCTGGGCAATCAGCGAGAATACTTGGATCGGGTGCATAATTAGCGTTGGAGTTTGGTTTTTAGCGACATTAGGGCTAAATTTAACGCTAAAGGAAGCGCGGAAGCCTAAGACGTGGGGATTACCATTGATGCCGTGGATTCCATCTGCTAGTATAGCTATTAATGTGTTCATCATGAGCTCTATCGATGGTGCATCGTTCATGAGATTTTCAGTTTGGACCGTGATTTTGCTTGTGTACTACTTGCTTGTAGGATTGCATGCTACCTATGATGCAGCCAGGGAAAGTGAGAGCAAAGGTACAAATGCTACTGATATTGAAGCCATTGCAGCAAGGACCAGTGCATTGGAATAG